The Pseudanabaena sp. ABRG5-3 genome includes the window AGGTAAGTGGAGAAATGCTCCTTTCGGTGATCAATGATATTTTAGATTTTTCCAAAATTGAATCAGGTAAATTGGAGCTAGACAATGCGCCACTGGATGTCAGGGCTGTGGTGCGCGATATCTATGATGTCCAGTTGGTCAAAGCCAAGGAAAAGAAACTGAAATTTGAAGTGAGTATGCAGTCTAATGTGCCACCATACATTATTGGTGATGTGACCAGACTACGACAAATTTTAGCAAATCTAGTTTCTAATGCTCTCAAGTTTACGGATACAGGGGCTGTGCGTATTAGTGTGAGATTGGCATCTGATCAGCTTCCTACCCCTGATCATCCGTTTCAACTTTTGTTTTCGGTTAGTGATACAGGGATTGGTATCACTGACGAGCAGATGAAGCGGCTATTTCAGCCATTTTCCCAAGCAACGGCTGCGACTTCACGTAAGTATGGTGGTACTGGCTTAGGCTTGGTGATTTGTAAAAGCTTGGTAGAAGTAATGGGTGGTAATATCCAAGTTGAAAGTAAAACTGATCAGGGTTCTACTTTTTCATTTACAGTTACTACCCAAATAGCTAAGGATGCGCCAAGTTATACGTTGCAGGATGCAATGAATAAATCTGCCCATGCTTCAGGGCGAATAGGCGATCGCTTACCCCTCAAAATCTTGATTGCTGAAGATAATTTAATTAACCAAGAATTAGCGATGGCAATGCTCATTAAGATGGGCTATTATCCCGATGTGGTAGACAATGGCTTAGCAGTATTGGAGGCAGTACAAGTCAATCACTACGACTTATTATTGCTAGACGTACAGATGCCAGAAATGAATGGCTTAGAGACCGCAACCTATCTGGTCAATCATTGGGATGAGCTACATGCAGGGTATGAACGACCCACGATTATTGCGATGACTGCTAGTGCAATGCAGGGCGATCGCGAGATGTGTTTACGGGCAGGTATGGATGACTACATCAGTAAGCCAATTATGATGGATTCACTCCAGCGAACTATTGAGAAATGGGCTGTGGGTGGTCAGGTTGATCCAATGGATACGCTAGGCTCAGGGGTTGTAGAAAAATCTCATACTTCTTCAGTAATTGATCGTACTGCAATCAAAAATCTCGAACAAATTAATCCTAATTTAATTGGACGGATGATTCATTTATTTACCCACGAAGAAGCACCTGTTCTTTTGCAAAACCTCCGCAAAGCGATCGCCAATAACGATCCTCAAGAGATCAGTTATACGGCGCATACTTTGAAGGGAAGTAGTAATATTTTGGGAGCGAAAGATCTTGGAAAGCTCTGCCTAGAAGTTGAGCTTAAGGGTAAGCGGGGAGAACATGCAGGTTTACCAGAATTATTAATAGAAATTGAAAAGCAATATCAAGCAGCTTGCCAAGAACTTGCTGAATTAGGAAGTTAGAATGGAAAAGCCAAGTTTTGCCATTCTAATTTTTACAATTCCCTATGCTTTCTATCCAAAACCTTTGCTATCATCCACCTGCTACCCCTGAGGCGATTCTCAAAAATATATCCTTTGAATTACAAGATCGCCAACTTGGGGTCATGGTTGGTCCTAGTGGTTCTGGCAAAAGTACATTGCTAGAGATTTTGGCAGGATTTGTGGAATGGACTAGTGGCGGTATTTATTGGAAATCGCAAGAACTCACTCCTGACCACCTACAACAAATATGTGGGTTAGTATTCCAATTTCCTGAACGGCACTTTTGCGGGAGTACGATTTTAGAAGAATTGCGACTTGGACATATTGATCTTGACGGCGATCGCATTCAGGGGGCTTTGAGTGCTGTGGGTTTAAGCCATCTCAATCCCAGTAACTCACCACAATCCCTGAGTGGTGGACAACAGAGGCGTTTAGCACTGGCTGTGCAGTTAATTCGACAACCAAGTTTGTTATTACTAGATGAGCCAACCGCAGGCTTAGACTGGTCAATGCGGAAACAAATCTTAGGAATCTTAGAAGATCTCAAAAAAAATTGGACGATTTTGGTGGTTACCCATGAACCCGAAGAACTAGTTTCTATGGCAGATCAGACATGGGCGATCGCCCACGGAGAAATAGCTTAATTTTTATTGAATGTTCTTCAAAACCTGAATTGGTAACACTCTTAATCAAAACGTTAGTTTTTCCTTTAGTGCAAAGTGCTAAAAGATTGACGTTTGCTATACACTATTGGCAGATAGTAACTAGATATTTCACTATGACCTTCACAACAGAATCGCCAATATCTCCTGTAGAAGCAGAATCTAGTTTTGCACCAGAGCCTAGTCACATTGTGCAAACCATCCAAACTGTTATTGCTAGTATGGATGCCGACAACTCTGCGCTTGAAAACCAGACAGAGGATACGTGGAAATTCCAATATGGCACTGTAGAGGTAGTTGTCAATATTACTGGAACTGAACCGAATGATACCTTTACTGTCTTTGCAACGGTATTAAATGCACCTTTCAAAGACGAAGCTAAGTTAACACGCTGGCTATTGGAAAAAAATGCTACGGATACTTTTGAGGCTCGTTATGCTATTCAAAATGATCAAGTATTAGTCTTGGCTGCACGCTCTGTTGAAGATCTTTCCCCTGCGGAAATCTCTCGTATCATTACTATTGTGGCAGCGATCGCCGATGATAACGATGAGTTTTTAAAAGAAAACTTTAGTGCTTAAGCGCATTTCAGCTTAGAAATTACCTGATGGTAGCTGCCCTTTAATAGTGAAGGACAGCTACTGTATTGGAAATATATGAATAAATTATGGCAGCTTATCCCCTATTCTGAGACATCGGGAAAGCTGCATATGGAATTGGATAATTCTTTACTAGAGTGCCATAGTCAAGATCCGCAATTTCCATCAGTCTTAAGATTTTATCATTGGAAACCATCCGCAATTTCGCTTGGATTTCATCAAAAGCGATATCCTGATTGCTGGAATGCGATCGCCCAGCACCACGATCTCGATATTGTGCGCCGCCCTAGTGGGGGTAGAGCCGTACTACATCAGGGAGATCTCACCTATGCTGTAATTACCAACGTTGAAGTGGATGGTAAAAGGCGATCGCACCGTGAAATTTACGAATATATTTGCAGATTTCTGATCGAAGGATTTAACAAATTGGGGATTCCACTCACCTATGGACAATCAGGACGGGGGTATATTCATAATCCCAGTTGTTTTTCTACCGCAACTAATGCTGATTTAGTAATTTCTGATGGTAGGAAACTGATTGGTAGCGCTCAAGTCTATCGTCGTGACTCAGTTTTACAACATGGCTCCATTGCGATCGCACCTGATCATCGATTATTAACAGAGCTATTTCAAGCAGAAGTTCCGATCGTGGGTTGTGCAGAAATATTACAAAAGCCCTATGAAGAATTAACTACAGAATTAATTAAAGTTTTAACGGAGTCGGCGAGGCAACACTTTCAGACGGAGTTCTTGTAATTCTTGTTCAGTCAAGCTGCGCCATTCTCCTACATTTAGATTATCTAAGCGTAAATGCGCGATCGCAACACGGACTAGTCGCAATGTTGGAAAACCCACGGCGGCAGTCATCTTTCGTACCTGACGATTTTTTCCTTCCGTTAGAGTTAACTCGATCCATGCGGTCGGAATATTTGCCCGAAAGCGAATTGGGGGATTGCGAGGTGGTAAATCTGGCTCTGCATCTAGTAGCTTGGCGATCGCAGGTTTTGTTTGATAACCTTGAATAACAATGCCATCGCGTAGTTTTTGTAAAGCTTCTTCTGGGGGGATTCTTTCCACTTGTACCCAATAAGTCCTTTGATGTTCAAATTGAGGATCGATTAAGCGATGCTTCAATTGTCCATCATTAGTTAATAGCAATAGTCCTTCGCTATCAAAATCCAATCGACCAACGGAATAAACCTCAGGGATATCAATATATTCTTTTAAGGTAGGACGTGGTGATGCACTGTCATCAGTAAACTGGCAGAGCACACCATAGGGCTTATAGAAAATAATATATTTAGGAATATATTGACGATCACGCATAGGTTTCGTAAATAAAAGAGGTCGCAATAAGTTAGGTGGGCGCAATTAAAGATAAAACCCCAAAACCTATGGCGTACGCGCAGCGTGCGCCATAGGTTTTGGCTCTGGTTTTTAATTATGCCCACCTACTTACGACTTCTTTTATTGTAATTTAGCGCTGAGGAGTTCCTAATATCTGTACCCAATAATGGCGATAGCGAGAATTTGATGTATTTGCATAGCCAAATCCAATCTCCGTAAACTGAGGATTGAGAATATTAGCGCGATGTCCTGAGCTATTCATCCATTGGCGTATTGTCCCTTCAGGTGTTGATCTCCCTGCTGCAATATTTTCTGCCACAATTTGATATTTATAACCATTTGCTTTAGCCCGATCTCCTACGCTTGAGCCATTACAACCTGTATGACTAAAATAATTATTATTTGCCATATCTACTGCATGAAATTGAGCTGTACTAGCCAATCTTAAGGATAATTTTAAAGGTGATAACCCTGCTTTTTTGCGTTCTAGATTTGTCAGTCGTAATAGTTCAGTCTCAAAATTAGAATTACTATTACTAATACCTTGACTGACTTTGGTTGTAGATGGAAATTGAAGAAATTGTTGCTGAAATCTAGATGGAAGGTGAAACTCGGCTGCGATCGCTGGTATTGTAGGCATTCCCCCAAGCGATAACAGGGTGCAAGAAATTAAAAAAGCTGATTTCATAAAAATAGCTCAAAAAGTTGTGATAAA containing:
- a CDS encoding biotin/lipoate A/B protein ligase family protein, whose translation is MNKLWQLIPYSETSGKLHMELDNSLLECHSQDPQFPSVLRFYHWKPSAISLGFHQKRYPDCWNAIAQHHDLDIVRRPSGGRAVLHQGDLTYAVITNVEVDGKRRSHREIYEYICRFLIEGFNKLGIPLTYGQSGRGYIHNPSCFSTATNADLVISDGRKLIGSAQVYRRDSVLQHGSIAIAPDHRLLTELFQAEVPIVGCAEILQKPYEELTTELIKVLTESARQHFQTEFL
- a CDS encoding response regulator; protein product: MQSNVIDVPQSKILVVDDDPDIRHELASALMDRGYIAKTASDGSEALLCVKLHAPDLILLDVSMPQMDGYEVCRILKANTDTADIPIIFISANESIQDKLQAFAIGGADYITKPPQLAEVFARVHLHLSLRHLQTHLAQKNHELSDAVFERVGMLKDLQRTNLLLHAQKEASIDGIFAVDEQGRIASFNRRFCEMWDIPHDVLVGDNHASANDSNGSPLGTFLIKSHLPEVLVNLLETTYDDPDVIRRGEIVYGDRIFDYYTSPVSSNQNKFFGLVWCFRDITSKKQAELRQLQLMEDLRKAKEEAEEAVRTKAAFLAMMSHEIRTPINGVIGMTQLLAGTDLNPEQNKFVRTIQVSGEMLLSVINDILDFSKIESGKLELDNAPLDVRAVVRDIYDVQLVKAKEKKLKFEVSMQSNVPPYIIGDVTRLRQILANLVSNALKFTDTGAVRISVRLASDQLPTPDHPFQLLFSVSDTGIGITDEQMKRLFQPFSQATAATSRKYGGTGLGLVICKSLVEVMGGNIQVESKTDQGSTFSFTVTTQIAKDAPSYTLQDAMNKSAHASGRIGDRLPLKILIAEDNLINQELAMAMLIKMGYYPDVVDNGLAVLEAVQVNHYDLLLLDVQMPEMNGLETATYLVNHWDELHAGYERPTIIAMTASAMQGDREMCLRAGMDDYISKPIMMDSLQRTIEKWAVGGQVDPMDTLGSGVVEKSHTSSVIDRTAIKNLEQINPNLIGRMIHLFTHEEAPVLLQNLRKAIANNDPQEISYTAHTLKGSSNILGAKDLGKLCLEVELKGKRGEHAGLPELLIEIEKQYQAACQELAELGS
- a CDS encoding CAP domain-containing protein, whose product is MPTIPAIAAEFHLPSRFQQQFLQFPSTTKVSQGISNSNSNFETELLRLTNLERKKAGLSPLKLSLRLASTAQFHAVDMANNNYFSHTGCNGSSVGDRAKANGYKYQIVAENIAAGRSTPEGTIRQWMNSSGHRANILNPQFTEIGFGYANTSNSRYRHYWVQILGTPQR
- a CDS encoding YbjN domain-containing protein is translated as MTFTTESPISPVEAESSFAPEPSHIVQTIQTVIASMDADNSALENQTEDTWKFQYGTVEVVVNITGTEPNDTFTVFATVLNAPFKDEAKLTRWLLEKNATDTFEARYAIQNDQVLVLAARSVEDLSPAEISRIITIVAAIADDNDEFLKENFSA
- a CDS encoding ABC transporter ATP-binding protein; translated protein: MLSIQNLCYHPPATPEAILKNISFELQDRQLGVMVGPSGSGKSTLLEILAGFVEWTSGGIYWKSQELTPDHLQQICGLVFQFPERHFCGSTILEELRLGHIDLDGDRIQGALSAVGLSHLNPSNSPQSLSGGQQRRLALAVQLIRQPSLLLLDEPTAGLDWSMRKQILGILEDLKKNWTILVVTHEPEELVSMADQTWAIAHGEIA
- a CDS encoding pseudouridine synthase, whose translation is MRDRQYIPKYIIFYKPYGVLCQFTDDSASPRPTLKEYIDIPEVYSVGRLDFDSEGLLLLTNDGQLKHRLIDPQFEHQRTYWVQVERIPPEEALQKLRDGIVIQGYQTKPAIAKLLDAEPDLPPRNPPIRFRANIPTAWIELTLTEGKNRQVRKMTAAVGFPTLRLVRVAIAHLRLDNLNVGEWRSLTEQELQELRLKVLPRRLR